The Flavobacterium commune genome contains a region encoding:
- a CDS encoding ribosomal maturation YjgA family protein, with product MLQFNKTYFTFTVLLFLVETLIALFVHDQLIRPYFGDVLIVILIYCFLKSFLNFSVWTTAIIVFCFSFFVEFTQYLDLIGKLGLEHSGIAKAILGNSFSYLDLFAYATGILVVLIFEKIYSKNPY from the coding sequence TTGCTACAATTCAACAAAACTTATTTTACATTTACGGTTTTACTATTTCTGGTAGAAACCTTAATCGCTTTGTTTGTACATGACCAATTGATAAGACCTTATTTTGGGGATGTTTTAATAGTAATCTTGATTTATTGTTTTTTAAAATCCTTTCTCAATTTCTCGGTTTGGACTACTGCAATAATTGTATTTTGTTTTTCTTTTTTCGTTGAATTCACACAATATTTAGATTTAATTGGAAAGCTCGGCTTGGAACATTCAGGAATTGCAAAGGCTATTCTTGGTAATTCCTTTTCTTACTTGGATTTGTTTGCTTACGCTACAGGAATTCTAGTTGTTCTTATTTTCGAAAAAATTTACTCTAAAAATCCTTATTAA
- a CDS encoding VOC family protein, giving the protein MAKQVFINLAVKDVQKSMDFYTALGFTNNPQFSDDAGKCMVWSENIFVMLLSHEKFASFATKPIADTKSAVAGLFSLSVDSVDEVNNIMTNGLKAGGTEPNEMRDYGFMQQRTIEDFDGHTWEIFYMDISKFPTEQ; this is encoded by the coding sequence ATGGCAAAACAAGTTTTTATCAATTTAGCAGTAAAAGACGTTCAAAAGTCTATGGATTTTTATACTGCATTGGGTTTTACAAATAATCCTCAATTTTCGGACGATGCCGGAAAGTGTATGGTTTGGAGTGAAAACATTTTTGTAATGCTTTTATCGCACGAAAAGTTTGCCAGCTTTGCAACCAAACCCATTGCCGATACAAAATCAGCCGTAGCAGGACTTTTCTCCTTATCGGTTGACAGTGTTGATGAAGTAAACAACATCATGACAAACGGATTAAAAGCAGGGGGAACAGAACCTAACGAAATGAGGGATTACGGTTTTATGCAACAGCGAACCATTGAAGATTTTGACGGACACACCTGGGAAATTTTCTACATGGACATTTCAAAATTCCCAACAGAACAATAA